In Lacrimispora indolis DSM 755, a genomic segment contains:
- the recG gene encoding ATP-dependent DNA helicase RecG: MQETKKGGSLSLNRESIDSLKGIGEKTGKLFQKVGVITVGDLLEYYPRAYDTYEEPSPIGELKPDQVMTVAGMLYKTPDVKRYSHIQVITTTLKDMTGTLLLTWYNMPYLHSTLKAGMRAVFRGRVVKKNGRLTMEQPEVFTAEAYDQVVHSMQPVYGQTKGLSNKTIVRAQKQALSQRSMVRDYMPADLRKKHELAEYNFAIEHIHFPTDRSELLFARKRLVFDEFFLFLMAVRRLRERREDKKSAYVLSLSPEVEALRKSLPYSLTGAQQKVLNEIYGDLSGGRVMNRLIQGDVGSGKTIIAILSLLQAAYNGYQGALMAPTEVLAKQHLESMTELFAAHQIDKKPILVTGSMTAKEKRIAYEKIAFHEADIIIGTHALIQEKVVYDNLALVITDEQHRFGVSQREMLGKKGEEPHVLVMSATPIPRTLAIIIYGDLDISVIDELPANRLPIKNCVVDTGYRKKAYEFIRKEVTDGRQAYVICPMVEASEMIDAENVLDYTKTLREALPGISVEYLHGKMKPKEKNGIMERFVGGDIKILVSTTVIEVGVNVPNATVMMIENAERFGLAQLHQLRGRVGRGKHQSYCIMVGTSDQEGTKERLDILNQSNDGFFIASEDLKLRGPGDIFGIRQSGDLEFKLGDIFTDANLLKTVSEEVKRLFEEDPELEKEKHQELKEKLKEYLEKSYDKLNL, translated from the coding sequence ATGCAGGAAACAAAGAAAGGAGGGAGCCTGTCTTTGAACCGAGAGTCAATTGATTCCTTAAAGGGAATCGGAGAAAAAACAGGAAAATTGTTTCAAAAGGTGGGAGTGATCACTGTTGGGGACCTTTTAGAGTATTATCCGAGGGCTTATGACACCTATGAGGAGCCTTCTCCCATTGGGGAGCTGAAACCGGATCAGGTGATGACTGTGGCCGGAATGCTTTATAAGACTCCGGATGTAAAACGGTACAGCCACATCCAGGTCATCACAACGACTTTAAAGGATATGACAGGTACCCTTTTGCTTACCTGGTACAATATGCCTTATCTTCATTCCACCTTAAAAGCAGGGATGCGGGCTGTTTTCCGAGGCCGTGTGGTGAAGAAAAACGGCCGCTTAACCATGGAGCAGCCTGAGGTATTTACGGCAGAGGCTTATGATCAGGTGGTCCATTCCATGCAGCCTGTTTACGGCCAGACCAAGGGACTGAGCAATAAAACCATTGTCAGGGCCCAGAAGCAGGCCTTAAGCCAAAGAAGCATGGTACGGGATTATATGCCTGCTGATTTGCGCAAAAAGCATGAACTGGCGGAATATAATTTTGCTATTGAACATATTCATTTTCCGACGGACCGGAGCGAGCTGTTATTTGCCAGAAAAAGACTGGTGTTTGATGAGTTTTTCCTTTTTCTCATGGCAGTCCGGCGTTTAAGGGAGCGAAGAGAGGATAAGAAAAGCGCATATGTCCTGAGTCTGTCCCCGGAGGTAGAGGCCTTAAGAAAAAGCCTTCCCTATTCCCTTACCGGTGCCCAGCAAAAGGTTTTAAATGAGATATACGGCGATTTATCTGGGGGGCGGGTCATGAACCGCTTAATCCAGGGAGATGTAGGCTCCGGCAAGACGATTATTGCCATCCTCTCCCTTTTACAGGCAGCGTATAACGGATATCAGGGAGCGCTTATGGCTCCTACGGAAGTGCTGGCAAAGCAGCATCTTGAATCCATGACAGAGCTGTTTGCAGCCCATCAGATCGATAAAAAGCCCATACTTGTTACAGGCTCCATGACTGCAAAGGAAAAAAGGATTGCCTATGAAAAGATCGCTTTCCATGAAGCAGATATCATTATCGGCACTCATGCCCTCATTCAGGAGAAGGTGGTATACGACAATCTGGCGCTGGTAATTACCGATGAACAGCACCGGTTCGGAGTCAGCCAGCGGGAAATGCTGGGAAAAAAGGGAGAAGAGCCTCATGTGCTGGTAATGAGCGCCACGCCAATCCCCAGAACTTTAGCCATCATCATTTACGGGGATCTGGACATTTCTGTCATTGATGAGCTGCCTGCCAACCGTCTGCCCATTAAAAACTGTGTTGTGGATACAGGATACAGGAAAAAAGCCTATGAATTTATCAGGAAAGAGGTGACAGATGGGCGCCAGGCCTATGTGATCTGTCCCATGGTAGAGGCCAGTGAGATGATTGATGCGGAAAATGTGCTGGATTATACGAAAACCCTGCGGGAGGCGCTTCCGGGAATTTCGGTGGAGTATCTTCACGGGAAAATGAAACCAAAGGAAAAAAACGGGATCATGGAGAGGTTTGTCGGCGGGGATATCAAGATCCTGGTTTCCACCACTGTTATCGAGGTAGGGGTGAATGTTCCCAATGCAACGGTTATGATGATTGAAAATGCGGAACGCTTCGGCCTGGCCCAGCTTCACCAGTTAAGGGGGCGGGTGGGGCGGGGGAAACACCAGTCTTACTGCATTATGGTAGGAACCTCCGATCAGGAGGGGACGAAAGAACGCCTGGATATTTTAAACCAGTCCAACGATGGTTTTTTTATCGCCTCAGAGGATTTAAAGCTTCGGGGACCAGGTGATATTTTCGGCATCAGGCAGAGCGGGGATTTGGAATTTAAACTGGGGGATATTTTTACAGATGCAAACCTGTTAAAGACTGTATCAGAGGAAGTGAAGCGACTTTTTGAGGAGGATCCTGAGCTGGAAAAAGAGAAACATCAGGAACTCAAGGAAAAATTGAAAGAGTATCTTGAAAAAAGCTATGATAAGCTTAATTTGTAG
- a CDS encoding DAK2 domain-containing protein, whose amino-acid sequence MGMKYIDAKMLQKAFLAGAKGLEAKKEWINELNVFPVPDGDTGTNMTMTIMAAAKEVAAIENPTMEALAKAISSGSLRGARGNSGVILSQLFRGFTKEIATVEQVTATVLANSFVRATETAYKAVMKPKEGTILTVARGMAEKAAELVTETEDILEFCQTVIDHGDYVLSQTPEMLPVLKQAGVVDSGGQGLMQVMKGALDCLMGKEVDVSVEGIKRPDIIAGAHGAKTDDIDIKFGYCTEFIINLEKHYDDKAEHEFKVYLESIGDSLVVVSDDDMVKVHVHTNDPGLAIQKALTYGSLSRMKIDNMREEHQEKLIKESEKLAAQQKAEEEKKAEKRKSYGFISVSAGEGLDGIFRGIGADYLIQGGQTMNPSTEDMLNAIDRVNADTIYILPNNKNIILAAEQAKSLVEDKKVIVIPSKTIPQGITAIINFAPDLSPEDNEKIMTEEMSRVKTGQVTYAVRNTMIDDIEIKEGDIMALGDNGILAVGKNIEPTVLEALEAMVEEESELVTVYYGKDVKEEDAKTLKEKAEELFSHCEVELHAGGQPIYYYLISVE is encoded by the coding sequence GTGGGTATGAAGTATATAGACGCCAAAATGCTGCAGAAGGCATTTCTGGCAGGAGCAAAAGGACTGGAAGCGAAGAAGGAGTGGATTAACGAACTGAACGTGTTTCCAGTTCCGGATGGGGATACCGGAACCAACATGACCATGACGATCATGGCGGCGGCTAAGGAAGTGGCTGCCATTGAGAATCCTACCATGGAAGCCTTGGCTAAGGCGATTTCCTCCGGTTCTTTAAGAGGAGCAAGAGGAAACTCCGGCGTAATCCTGTCCCAGTTGTTCCGGGGATTCACAAAAGAGATTGCCACTGTGGAACAGGTGACAGCTACTGTTTTGGCAAATTCCTTTGTAAGGGCAACAGAAACTGCATATAAAGCGGTTATGAAGCCCAAAGAGGGAACCATTCTTACCGTAGCCAGAGGCATGGCTGAAAAGGCTGCCGAACTGGTTACAGAGACAGAGGATATCCTTGAATTCTGCCAGACGGTGATCGATCACGGTGATTACGTATTGAGTCAGACTCCGGAAATGCTTCCCGTATTAAAGCAGGCGGGAGTGGTGGATTCCGGCGGACAGGGGCTTATGCAGGTCATGAAGGGAGCTCTTGACTGCCTTATGGGCAAGGAAGTGGATGTATCCGTAGAGGGAATAAAACGGCCGGATATCATTGCAGGAGCCCATGGAGCAAAGACTGATGACATTGATATTAAATTCGGTTATTGCACGGAATTTATCATCAATCTGGAAAAACATTATGATGATAAAGCGGAGCATGAATTCAAGGTTTATTTAGAATCCATAGGTGATTCCCTTGTGGTTGTTTCAGATGATGACATGGTGAAGGTCCACGTCCATACCAATGACCCTGGGCTTGCTATCCAGAAGGCACTTACTTACGGCTCTTTATCCCGTATGAAGATCGATAATATGAGGGAAGAGCACCAGGAAAAGCTGATCAAGGAATCGGAAAAGCTTGCGGCACAGCAGAAAGCTGAGGAAGAAAAAAAGGCGGAGAAGAGAAAATCCTATGGTTTTATTTCCGTATCTGCCGGGGAAGGCCTTGACGGAATATTCCGGGGGATCGGAGCCGATTATCTGATCCAGGGCGGCCAGACCATGAACCCCAGTACCGAGGACATGTTAAATGCTATCGACCGGGTGAATGCAGATACCATTTACATTCTGCCGAACAATAAAAATATTATATTGGCTGCCGAACAGGCGAAAAGCCTGGTGGAGGACAAGAAGGTCATTGTGATCCCTTCCAAAACCATACCGCAGGGCATCACCGCCATCATTAATTTTGCGCCGGATCTGTCTCCAGAGGACAATGAAAAGATCATGACAGAGGAGATGAGCCGTGTGAAAACCGGACAGGTCACCTATGCGGTCCGCAATACCATGATTGATGATATTGAGATCAAGGAAGGGGACATCATGGCTCTGGGGGACAATGGAATCCTGGCGGTTGGAAAGAACATAGAGCCTACGGTTCTGGAAGCTTTAGAGGCCATGGTGGAAGAGGAATCTGAATTGGTGACCGTTTATTACGGCAAGGATGTCAAGGAAGAGGATGCAAAAACGCTTAAGGAAAAAGCAGAAGAATTGTTTTCCCACTGCGAGGTAGAGCTTCATGCAGGGGGCCAGCCGATTTATTATTATCTCATATCCGTAGAATAA
- a CDS encoding Asp23/Gls24 family envelope stress response protein has translation MKGYINNKLGEIQVSPDVIAMYAGTTAVECFGIVGMAAVSMKDGLVKLLKREGLTHGINVNIQDNHITIDFHVIVAYGVSISAVADNLIENVKYKVEEFTGMTVDKINIFVEGVRVID, from the coding sequence ATGAAGGGTTATATTAATAATAAACTGGGCGAGATCCAGGTGAGCCCTGATGTTATCGCTATGTATGCCGGAACGACTGCAGTAGAATGCTTCGGTATTGTCGGTATGGCGGCTGTCAGCATGAAAGACGGTCTTGTTAAGCTTTTAAAGAGAGAAGGCCTGACTCACGGAATCAATGTGAACATCCAGGACAACCATATTACCATTGATTTCCATGTTATTGTAGCTTATGGGGTCAGTATTTCTGCAGTGGCAGATAACTTGATTGAAAATGTAAAATACAAAGTAGAAGAATTCACCGGTATGACGGTAGATAAGATTAACATCTTTGTCGAAGGCGTAAGAGTGATTGATTAA
- the rpmB gene encoding 50S ribosomal protein L28: MAKCAICEKAAHFGNAVSHSHRRSNKMWKANVKSVKVKVNGGAKKMYVCTSCLRSGLVERA, from the coding sequence ATGGCTAAATGTGCAATTTGTGAAAAAGCTGCTCACTTTGGCAACGCAGTGAGCCATTCCCATAGAAGATCCAACAAGATGTGGAAAGCAAATGTGAAGTCCGTTAAAGTAAAAGTTAACGGCGGCGCTAAGAAGATGTACGTATGTACTTCCTGCTTAAGATCCGGATTAGTTGAAAGAGCTTAA
- a CDS encoding GerW family sporulation protein has translation MAENYFTSTVESLFKGMDSFVATKTVVGDAVKVDDTIILPLVDVTCGMAAGSFAENAKQNGAGGMHAKMSPSAVLIIQNGVTKLVNIKQQDAVTKILDMVPDFVNKFAGGSKEVSPEALKVAEEMAAAEEKKKAEE, from the coding sequence GTGGCAGAGAATTATTTTACATCTACGGTAGAATCGCTGTTTAAGGGTATGGATTCTTTTGTGGCGACAAAAACCGTGGTAGGAGATGCAGTAAAGGTGGATGATACCATCATCCTGCCTTTGGTGGATGTTACCTGCGGCATGGCTGCCGGATCCTTTGCGGAAAATGCAAAACAGAACGGGGCCGGAGGCATGCATGCAAAGATGAGCCCCAGTGCGGTGCTGATCATTCAGAATGGAGTGACTAAGCTGGTAAATATCAAACAGCAGGATGCTGTGACGAAAATTTTGGACATGGTTCCTGATTTTGTCAATAAATTTGCCGGCGGTTCCAAAGAGGTTTCTCCGGAAGCCTTAAAAGTGGCGGAGGAGATGGCCGCTGCAGAAGAGAAGAAAAAAGCGGAAGAATAA
- a CDS encoding DUF2953 domain-containing protein has product MLHIILFILKILGLLVLIVLGLILTVVLLIFLVPVRYQAEGSYDGKVKGKARITWLLHILSVRVQYEGDVLATVRFFGFRIGKPKKLDSELKEAEEIMVHAMEVVEPEAVKEVREVKDEIRDKVKEESQNLPPPKTEPKAAAKEKPRKKPEEKPDEKKRFWVPKLLEKLKKKVFVAYAKLKFFFRRICDTLKTVKDKKDEIHALISDKDNQRTVKLLFRQGKKLLRHILPRKGKGNITFGFDDPYLTGQVLTYASVVYPLCHKHLNLYPVFDREVFTAEGTFQGRIRMGTVLFIGSRMLFDKNFRRLLKKWLR; this is encoded by the coding sequence ATGCTTCATATAATTTTGTTTATACTTAAGATCTTAGGGCTGCTGGTGCTCATTGTTTTAGGGCTTATCCTTACTGTGGTTCTGCTGATTTTCCTGGTTCCTGTCCGGTATCAGGCAGAGGGATCCTATGACGGGAAGGTGAAGGGAAAGGCCAGAATCACCTGGCTGCTACATATCCTTTCCGTAAGGGTTCAATACGAGGGAGACGTGCTGGCGACGGTCCGCTTTTTCGGCTTCCGTATTGGAAAGCCAAAGAAGCTGGACTCGGAGCTTAAGGAGGCGGAAGAGATCATGGTTCACGCCATGGAAGTAGTGGAACCGGAAGCCGTAAAAGAAGTACGGGAAGTAAAAGATGAGATTCGTGACAAGGTCAAAGAAGAATCCCAAAATCTTCCCCCTCCAAAGACAGAACCAAAGGCAGCAGCAAAAGAAAAGCCCAGGAAAAAGCCAGAGGAAAAGCCTGATGAGAAAAAGAGATTCTGGGTGCCGAAGTTATTGGAAAAGCTTAAAAAGAAGGTTTTTGTTGCGTATGCAAAACTTAAGTTTTTTTTCCGGCGGATCTGTGATACACTGAAAACTGTAAAAGATAAAAAGGATGAGATTCATGCCTTGATTTCCGATAAGGATAACCAGAGAACAGTAAAGCTGCTTTTTAGGCAGGGAAAAAAACTGCTCCGCCATATCCTTCCCCGTAAAGGAAAGGGAAACATAACCTTTGGCTTTGATGATCCATATTTAACCGGTCAGGTGCTTACCTATGCAAGCGTTGTTTATCCGCTGTGCCATAAGCATTTGAACCTGTATCCGGTGTTTGACCGGGAGGTTTTTACAGCGGAAGGAACGTTTCAGGGCAGGATTCGAATGGGGACGGTTCTTTTTATTGGATCCAGGATGCTGTTTGATAAGAATTTTAGGCGTTTGTTAAAGAAATGGCTTCGATAA